The following are encoded in a window of Oncorhynchus nerka isolate Pitt River unplaced genomic scaffold, Oner_Uvic_2.0 unplaced_scaffold_99___fragment_2___debris, whole genome shotgun sequence genomic DNA:
- the LOC135568805 gene encoding LOW QUALITY PROTEIN: collagen alpha-1(III) chain-like (The sequence of the model RefSeq protein was modified relative to this genomic sequence to represent the inferred CDS: inserted 1 base in 1 codon) — MLTINMGGGVPPCSPLCGHDSNTIKSADDTTVIGLITDNDEAAVLCQDNLSLSVSKTKELIVDYKKRRAEYAPIHNNGAVVEWDESFKFLGVHITKDLSWSTHTNTAMKRGYFINSNQNSQGQPGETRGDQGRPGEARGDQGRPGETRASQGRPGETRGDQGRPGPARGDQGQPGETRASQGQPGETRASQGQPGRPGPARGDQGQPGETRASQGRPGPARGDQGQPGETRASQGDQGQGRPGPARGDQGDQGDQGDQGQPGRPGRPGEPGRPGPARGDQGQPGDQGARASQGQPGRPGPARGDQGQPGETRASQGRPGPARGDQGQPGXTRASQGDQTKGDQGQPGDQGQPGGDQGDQGQPGETRETRETRASQGRPGPARGDQGQPGETRASQGRPGPARGDQGQPGETKGDQGQPGDQGQPGETKGDQGQPGETRPGQPGRPGPARGDQGRPGPARGDQGQPGETRASQGRPGRPGPARGDQGQPGRPGETRASQGRPGPARETRASQGSQGPARETRGNPGPTRGSQGRPGPARGSQGRPGPARGDQGKPGPAGGSQGQPGEARGDQGQYCSTRGQWPSKINIYLLMSVTTLNCSQVKTLVRKKGTQMSFPEVVYDSLC, encoded by the exons atgctgaccatcaacatgggggggggggttcctccCTGTTCTCCACTGTGTGGCCACGACTCAAACACAATTAAGTCTGCTGATGATACAACGGTGATAggactgatcactgacaacgatgaggcagcagtgttgtgccaggacaacctctctctcagcgtcagcaagacaaaggagctgatcgtggactacaagaaACGGAGGGCCGAGTATGCCCCCATTCACAACAACGGGGCTGTAGTCGAGTGGgacgagagtttcaagttccttggtgtccacatcactaaggatctatcatggtccacacacaccaacacagccaTGAAGagg GGTTATTTTATTAACTCCAACCAAAACAGCCAGGGCcagccaggggagaccaggggagaccaggggagaccaggggaggccaggggagaccaggggagaccaggggagaccagggccagccaggggagaccaggggagaccaggggagaccaggggagaccagggccagccaggggagaccagggccagccaggggagaccagggccagccagggccagccaggggagaccagggccagccagggccagccagggagaccagggccagccaggggagaccagggccagccaggggagaccagggccagccaggggagaccagggccagccaggggagaccagggccagccaggggagaccagggccaGCCAGGGAGACCAgggccaggggagaccagggccagccaggggagaccagggagaccagggagaccagggagaccagggccagccagggagaccagggagaccaggggAGCCAGGGAGACCAGGGCcagccaggggagaccagggccaGCCAGGGGACCAGGGAGCCAGGGCCAGCCAGGGCCAGCCAGGGAGACCAGGGCcagccaggggagaccagggccagccaggggagaccagggccagccaggggagaccagggccagccaggggagaccagggccaGCCAG AGACCAGGGCCAGCCAGGGAGACCA GACCAAGGGAGACCAGGGCCAGCCAGGGGACCAGGGCCAGCCAGGgggagaccagggagaccagggccagccaggggagaccagggagaccagggagaccagggccagccaggggagaccagggccagccaggggagaccagggccagccaggggagaccagggccagccaggggagaccagggccagccaggggagaccagggccagccaggggagaccaagggagaccagggccagccaggggaccagggccagccaggggagaccaagggagaccagggccagccaggggagaccagg CCAGGCCAGCCAGGGAGACCAGGGCCAGCCAGGGGAGACCAAGGGAGACCAGGGCcagccaggggagaccagggccagccaggggagaccagggccagccaggggagaccagggagaccagggccagccaggggagaccagggccagccagggagaccaggggagaccagggccagccaggggagaccagggccaGCCAGGGAGACCAGGGCCAGCCAGGGAAGCCAGGGGCCAGCCAGGGAGACCAGG gggaacccagggccaaccaggggaagccaggggagaccagggccagccaggggaagccaggggagaccagggccagccaggggagaccaggggaagcCAGGGCCAGCCGGGGGAAGCCAGGGCCAACCAGGGGaagccaggggagaccagggccaGTACTGTTCCACT cgaggccagtggccatcgaagatcAACATTTACCTACTGATGTCAGTTAcgacgctgaactgcagtcaagtcaagaccctggtgaggaagaagggcacacagatgagcttccctgaggtgGTTTATGACAGTCTGTGCTGA